From Glycine soja cultivar W05 chromosome 4, ASM419377v2, whole genome shotgun sequence, the proteins below share one genomic window:
- the LOC114409886 gene encoding cytochrome P450 71A1-like, giving the protein MKLRLQDTSRRFDQLFDQILNEHMGANKEEEYKDLVDVLLEVQRNGSDEMPLTTDNIQAIILDMFAAGTDTTFITLDWAMTELLMNPQAMEKAQKEVRSILGERRVVAESDLHQLEYMRAVIKEIFRLHPQVPVLVPRESMEDVVIEGYRIPAKTRFFVNAWAIGRDPESWEDPNAFKPERFLGSDIDYRGQDFELIPFGAGRRGCPAITFATAVVELALAQLLYIFVWELPPGITAKDLDLTEVFGISMHRREHLHVVAKPYFP; this is encoded by the exons ATGAAGTTGAGACTCCAAGACACTTCTCGGAGATTTGATCAACTGTTTGATCAGATACTAAATGAACACATGGGTGCCAATAAAGAAGAGGAGTATAAGGACCTTGTTGATGTTTTACTAGAGGTGCAGAGAAATGGCTCGGATGAGATGCCTCTCACCACTGATAATATCCAGGCAATCATCTTG GACATGTTTGCTGCAGGAACTGATACAACCTTCATAACTCTTGATTGGGCAATGACAGAGCTACTAATGAATCCACAGGCCATGGAAAAAGCACAAAAGGAAGTACGAAGCATCTTGGGAGAAAGACGAGTTGTCGCAGAGAGTGATCTGCATCAATTGGAGTACATGAGAGCTGTTATCAAAGAGATATTTCGGTTGCATCCTCAAGTTCCAGTATTAGTCCCAAGAGAATCCATGGAAGATGTTGTGATAGAGGGGTACAGAATTCCAGCTAAAACAAGATTTTTTGTCAATGCTTGGGCAATAGGTAGGGACCCAGAAAGTTGGGAGGATCCTAATGCATTTAAGCCAGAGAGGTTTTTAGGGAGTGATATTGACTACAGAGGGCAGGATTTTGAGCTAATACCATTTGGAGCAGGTAGAAGAGGTTGTCCAGCTATTACTTTTGCCACTGCAGTTGTTGAGCTTGCTCTAGCTCAGCTCCTCTACATTTTCGTTTGGGAGCTTCCTCCTGGTATTACTGCTAAAGACTTGGACCTCACTGAAGTCTTTGGCATCTCAATGCACAGGAGAGAACATCTTCATGTGGTTGCTAAGCCATACTTTCCATGA
- the LOC114409887 gene encoding rhodanese-like domain-containing protein 11, chloroplastic isoform X2, translating to MNFIVRFFNSQFLDKVEEKFPKDAELIVACQKGLRSLAACELLYNAGYRNLFWVQGGYEAAEGKDLIVEGPVPLKFSGIGGVSEFLGWTDQQRAAAAKEGWGYRLVFSARLIGVFLVADALYIGAQQIGRYLQDIWTH from the exons ATGAATTTTATTGTTCGGTTCTTCAACAGCCAGTTCTTAGACAAAGTTGAGGAGAAGTTCCCCAAAGATGCTGAATTAATTGTTGCATGCCAGAAGGGACTGAG ATCACTTGCTGCTTGTGAACTACTGTATAATGCTGGCTATAGAAATCTGTTTTGGGTTCAAGGAGGATATGAAGCTGCTGAAGGAAAG GATCTCATTGTAGAGGGCCCAGTGCCTCTCAAGTTTTCTGGAATTGGTGGAGTTTCAGAATTCCTTGG TTGGACTGATCAACAAAGAGCAGCTGCAGCCAAGGAAGGTTGGGGATATAGATTAGTGTTTTCTGCACGCCTG ATTGGAGTCTTTCTCGTTGCCGATGCCCTATATATTGGTGCTCAGCAAATTGGGCGCTATCTTCAGGATATCTGGACCCATTGA
- the LOC114409887 gene encoding rhodanese-like domain-containing protein 11, chloroplastic isoform X1 — protein sequence MNFIVRFFNSQFLDKVEEKFPKDAELIVACQKGLRSLAACELLYNAGYRNLFWVQGGYEAAEGKDLIVEGPVPLKFSGIGGVSEFLGIWLQISDFIIISSWTDQQRAAAAKEGWGYRLVFSARLIGVFLVADALYIGAQQIGRYLQDIWTH from the exons ATGAATTTTATTGTTCGGTTCTTCAACAGCCAGTTCTTAGACAAAGTTGAGGAGAAGTTCCCCAAAGATGCTGAATTAATTGTTGCATGCCAGAAGGGACTGAG ATCACTTGCTGCTTGTGAACTACTGTATAATGCTGGCTATAGAAATCTGTTTTGGGTTCAAGGAGGATATGAAGCTGCTGAAGGAAAG GATCTCATTGTAGAGGGCCCAGTGCCTCTCAAGTTTTCTGGAATTGGTGGAGTTTCAGAATTCCTTGG GATATGGTTGCAAATTTCCGACTTCATAATTATTTCCAGTTGGACTGATCAACAAAGAGCAGCTGCAGCCAAGGAAGGTTGGGGATATAGATTAGTGTTTTCTGCACGCCTG ATTGGAGTCTTTCTCGTTGCCGATGCCCTATATATTGGTGCTCAGCAAATTGGGCGCTATCTTCAGGATATCTGGACCCATTGA
- the LOC114409888 gene encoding E3 ubiquitin-protein ligase RGLG2-like, producing the protein MGGSISKRRRSKQRSSNFFPRYQQPHFPQSQDNGSVGHYGYSPQSYGGRRAPEQGKSLDRKYSRIGDDYKSLDQVTDALAKAGLESSNLIVGIDFTKSNEWTGGRSFQRRCLHHIGHEQNPYEQAISIIGKTLSSFDEDNLIPCFGFGDASTHDQEVFSFYPDERFCRGFEEVLERYRELVPQLKLAGPTSFAPVIEMAITIVEQSGGQYHVLVIIADGQVTRSVDTEHGQLSAQEKKTVEAIVKASEYPLSIILVGVGDGPWDMMKQFDDNIPARAFDNFQFVNFTEIMSKNMDRSRKETEFALAALMEIPSQYKATLELNILGACRGKDIDRIPLPPPLYGAASFNSPKTSRQYSSRPSAPSSRHDVSTNPPATSASDNQVCPICLTDPKDMAFGCGHQTCCDCGQDLELCPICRSTIDTRIKLY; encoded by the exons ATGGGTGGATCAATTTCAAAACGGAGGCGTTCTAAGCAACGGTCGTCAAATTTTTTTCCTCGGTATCAGCAACCTCATTTCCCACAAAGCCAAGATAATGGGTCTGTGGGGCATTATGGGTATTCACCTCAGAGCTATGGTGGTCGTCGTGCTCCAGAACAAGGAAAGAGCTTGGATAGGAAGTATTCAAGGATAGGTGATGATTATAAGAGCTTGGACCAG GTAACTGATGCTCTGGCAAAAGCTGGCTTAGAGTCTTCAAATCTGATTGTTGGGATTGATTTTACGAAGAGCAATGAGTGGACAG GTGGAAGGTCATTTCAAAGGAGATGCCTGCATCACATTGGTCATGAACAAAATCCATATGAACAAGCTATATCTATCATTGGGAAAACATTGTCTTCCTTTGATGAGGATAACTTAATTCCCTGTTTTGGTTTTGGAGATG CATCAACACATGACCAGGAAGTTTTTAGTTTCTATCCGGATGAGAGATTTTGTCGTGGATTTGAAGAAGTGTTGGAACGGTACAGGGAGTTGGTCCCTCAATTAAAGCTTGCAG GACCAACATCATTTGCCCCAGTCATTGAGATGGCAATCACCATAGTTGAGCAAAGTGGAGGCCAATACCATGTGTTAGTGATTATAGCTGATGGGCAG GTGACGAGAAGTGTTGACACTGAGCATGGGCAGTTGAGTgcacaagaaaagaaaactgtaGAAGCTATTGTGAAAGCtag TGAATATCCCTTGTCAATCATATTAGTTGGAGTTGGAGATGGGCCGTGGGATAtgatgaaacaatttgatgataacaTCCCTGCCCGAGCATTTGATAATTTCCAG TTCGTGAATTTCACAGAAATAATGTCAAAGAACATGGATCGGTCCAGAAAGGAAACGGAGTTTGCACTCGCTGCCTTGATGGAAATACCCTCCCAGTACAAGGCAACACTAGAGCTTAATATATTGGG TGCTTGTAGAGGGAAAGATATAGACCGGATTCCTCTCCCACCGCCTCTATATGGTGCAGCATCTTTCAATTCCCCCAAAACTTCCCGTCAATATAGTTCTCGTCCCAGTGCACCATCTAGCAGACATGATGTTAGCACAAACCCTCCTGCAACTTCTGCTTCTGATAATCAG GTTTGTCCCATTTGCCTCACCGATCCTAAGGATATGGCCTTCGGTTGCGGGCATCAG ACATGCTGTGATTGCGGACAAGATCTTGAGTTATGCCCCATTTGCAGGAGTACCATTGATACTAGAATAAAACTTTATTAG